acctccatctctacattaaaaaaaaaaacaaaaaaaaaacagtagggcatggtagcccatgcctgtagtctcagatattAGGGTATTAGGgatgctgaggagggaggattgcttgagcccaggaggtcaaggctgcagtgagccatgatcatgccactccactccagcctgggcaacagaatgagactgtctcagaaacaaaaaggaaaacccCCCAAACCCCAAATGTTTAGTTCTATACACATAGGAGATACTTAGTAAAAGTTTGTTGAATAGATGAACTGCTGCCTTATTTATGCATGAATACATCAAATATCTATTGAGCTTCGTTTTCAGGCACAATACTAGATCCTGGAGCTGTAATGGTGAGCAAGCCAGATATGCTCTCTGCCTTGATAAAGCTTATAACCAAGTGAAGGGGAGactaagtacacacacacacatagcaaAGTACAAGGTTTTATGAGACCATTTAATAGAGGACTTCtcttagtttttttgaggaagtaGAGGTACAGGCTAGAAAAGTTGACATCTGAATGGTGAGTAGAATGAGCAGAAGTTGGGGAAAGGGGATGGGAGAATGTGCCTTGCAAAGGATTTATAGGAAAATCCTGACCTTCCCAACCCAATCCTCATTAATTCCCTAATCCTGGCCCTCAAATCCTAAATTCACTGTTGGTATCATTGCCTTTTACTCTCTCCACTTTTTCGTTCTGATCCCAGATGGGTACATATGTCTAGAAACTCTGAGATGCTCCATAGATACAGAGAACTCTTAACccattattttgtaaattaaaaaatagaaaatataggcTTGTTCTAAAAATCCAAACAGCACAGATAGATGTGATATGTAAAGTAAAAACCTTACCACATGTTATCCCATACCTCAGAAACAATTACTCATTATGGTTTGGGCATAGATCTTTCCAGGCCTTTTTCTATATGTTTGTCCATTTGTGTGTTATAtactatacataaaatattttttgcaaaaaTTAGATCATAGCATATATTTTACAGctctttttcttcagttaatatggaaacttctttgttttcacCATAGATCTGATACTTTCTTTTAAATGGCTGCACGATATTCTATTTAACTGTCatcagtttatttattattattattatttttcgagaccgagtctcactctgttgcccaggctggagtgcagtggtgcgatcttggctcacagcaacctctgcctcccgggctcaaatgattctcctgtctcagcctcccaagtagctgggattacaggggcatgccaccacacctggcttttttttttttttttttttttttttttttaagcgaagactgggtttcaccacattggccaggctggtcttgaactcctgacctcaagtgatccacctgccttggcctcccaaagtgctgggattatagacgtgagccaccgcgcccagcctagctATCATCAGTTTAAACAATCCCTTATCGACTGACACTTAAGATTATTATTCCATGTTTGGTTATTATGCAGTGAACTTATATTTGAATTTGAGTTGTGAACTCTAAATGCACATTGTTTTAGGTCCAGTACTTACCACAGGTAGGTCATGGGAACTCTGAGGCTCTGTAATTTCTGAGCTCTCAGGATGAATAGGTGAAAATAGTCTGTATACATTTTTTGAGTCAGGGGATTTTTAGAAAGATTCAGGGCATCAAGAAAATACTATAAATGAAGTTAGGTGTTTAACTGGCAGGTGATTCCTTAGAAGCGTGAAATACTTTTTGTTTACAGTAGACTAAGTGATTGGTTTTGGTGCCAGGCCTCAAAATCTACTTTTCTATTGGACCTTACTACATAGAGTCACTCTCTTTTCCCTTCTTAGGTACTCCTTTTATTCCGTCCGGCATGATGCTATACTTCTCTGATggggtagagatgaggttttcaGGACTTTGCAGACAAGAAATAAGTCTCCCTTTAATTTTGTGCCTCTAGAACATGGTAGGTTAGTTCACCTGCCCTCTTGATCATCTCAACCTTTGGACTTTGCAGGTGAGCTGCGTTCTCTACGGGAGGAGATTTCCCTGTTAGAGCATGAGAAAGAAAGCGAACTTAAGGAAATAGAACGGGAATTGCATTTGGCCCAGGCTGAGATCCAGAGTCTGCGGCAAGCAGCAGAGGATTCTGCAACTGAACATGAGAGTGACATAGCATCCCTGCAGGAGGATCTCTGCCGGATGCAGAATGAACTTGAAGACATGGAACGCATTCGGGGAGATTATGAGATGGAGATTGCCTCCCTCCGTGCAGAAATGGAAATGAAGAGCTCTGAACCATCCAGTAGTTTAGGTCTCTCAGATTACTCTGGGTTGCAAGGTATGAGAGCCATCAAGTGGGTCAGTAAAGTCAAGCAGAGGAAAGGAGATAATATATAGGAAAATGGTAGAAGGTGGTGTTAGATCATGAATTGGGAATCTCTAGAAAAAACCTCTAGGTTGAATTCAAGACTGTAgggggccaggcgtgatggttcatgcctgtaatcccagaactttgggaggccaagatgggaggatcactcgagcccaggcaTTCAcgagcagcctgggcaaccaagtgagaccctatctctttctaaaagaaaaatttaaataaaatttttgaaaagacagTAAAGGGGAAAAACCTACCCAGATGTTACATAACCAGTCCATGGTGGTGTAAGAAATAGCACCATGGAGAGGTACCCTGGGAATTCTTCAGAGAGTCATTGGGTCTTTGTTGATTTGACTATGGGAAAACCCTTCCTGGGAAAATTTCCAGCTCTAGGATGGGCAAAGAGGGACCTGTCACCTTGGGAAactcttcctgctgccttggcatCATGGTGCTTTGCCTGGAATGCTTTATAGGGGACCTCTGGCCCTGCTTCCAGGTGCAGGGATGCTAATTCTTAGGTTCCATTAGCTCTCCTCAAAATAGAAGCTTTGGGGGGCAACAAATCAGAGCAAAAGACAGCTAGAGAAGAAAAGTTATTCCGAGTGATACATGAGGTACCCAAAAGCCTAGAGCCCTGCTTTCAGACAGTGAGTCTCCCAGCTAGTTGCTAGGATTCATGACATCAGAGAGTTTGCTTTTATTCTGAGGCTAGATTTATGATCTGAGTATAATGGAGGTCCTATATTTGGCCAGGTCAAGCAGAGGCAATCAACAAGGATTCAAAGAACTGCAAGTTTTTCCAGCTGTATCAAGCCTCTCAGAAGAGCCTTTAgattaaatggtgctgggagaggaAGGTTGGCACAGTGGGAAGGCTTGGGCTGGAGTCAAACGGACCTGAGTTCAGTATCTCAGCTCCACTAATTAGCAGGATGAACGTAGGAGGTCTGGTTACGGtctttctctgagcctgtttctatatccaggatatgaaatcaaaattggttaataaaaccttatagctAGATGGGATCCTGAAACAGGAAAAGGACCTTAGGGAAAATGTAGAGAAATCCAAGTAAACTGtggagtttagttaatagtaatgtatcAATATTTGATTCCTTAGTCATAATAGGTATATCATGGTGATGTAAGATGTTGACAATTAGGGAAATTGGGTGAGAACCCTCCCAGGaaactctgtactatctttgcaactttttttgtaaatctaaaactattctaaaattcaaagtttatttaaagaaaaaaaaaaccttacagaGCTATTttgggaattaaatgaaatgtgaagcATGTTGAAATCACTTGCACACTTACCAAATCTGAGGCTGAAACTATCAAGTCTAATGCTTAGCGCATGGTTAGTTTTCATTAAAGATtagtttccttcctcccttctatGGTAATCTGCAGTATTCTAAGGAATTCTGATTAGAATTAAGAGGAAACATTAGAAGTTACTTTTAGGGTGTTGAATCTTCCAGCAGGTAAGATAGGTCTTGTGTTCTAATTAGAGCAAGTTAGTGTTCTTTAAATATCGGTAGAATTAATGTTCTAAGAGGCataattctttttcaattttttgcaagtggacacagagtctcgctctgttacccaggctggtctcgaactcctgggctctaatgatcctcctaccttggccttccaaaatgttgggatcacAAGTgtaaaccactgcacctggccaacctaATTCTTAATCATGAAGCGACAAAACAGATACACGTGTTTGTATCATCACAGCCTTAAAagtgggcatggtgactcatgcctgtactcccagcactttgggaggccgaggcaggtggatcacttgagcccgggaattggaaaccagcctgggcaatgtggtgaaaccccatctttacaaaaaaattcaaaaattagccgagcttggtgatgcgtgcctatagtcacagttacttgggaggctgaggtgggaggatcacctgagtccagggaggtcaaggatgcagtgagccatgactgtgccactgcactctggtctggaTGGCAGAGTaagactatctcaaaacaaaacaaaaccaaaaaggaaaaagtatagGTATAGGTGACTAGTGCTTAGAGACATGCGCTGGATTATTTCAACCGGATCTCTTCTAATGCTTGAGGATGATATGTGAGTCTGGTTAGGATGGGCCTGTCAGCAGATAAAAGGCCATTAGAaagaattccctttttttttttttttttttgagacagagtctcattctcttgcccaggctggagtgcagtggcacagtcttggctcactgcaacctctgcctcctgggtttaagcaattctcctacttcaacctcctgagtagctgggactacaggtatgcaccaccacgcctggttactttttgcatttttagtagagacagggtttttgccatattggccaggctggtctcaaactcctgacctcaagtgatctgcccacctcggcctcccaaagtgttgggattacaggcttgagccactatgcctggcaagAATTCTTTACCACATCCAGACCAATGTATTTGGTGTGGGAATAAAGGATATAAAAGGAAACTCAGAATGCCTGAAAGGCAGGTACTGGCAGTCACATCTGACAGTTCACATCTCTCAGCTTTTTGTACTAAAAGCATAATTGGAAGGTAATCATAAACAGTTGAATGGAAATTTTACATACAATAAACCCAAAAGTTaattaaactttcaaaaattCCTAAAAGTTCAAGAGTCTGCTTCGGTTGAGGCTTTGAAGATGAGCACACAGGGCAAATCTTCAGGGCAGATGAGAAGAAGGACAGCTattgggaagaggagaaagactCACTGCACTGTGGAATTTCCTGGGCCCTGTCTTCTAAGCCTCTatctcttttctgtctttagaaaaaaagaagctcTTTAACCTTCTGCTCTCAGGTTTCAAGACAGGAAAACTGGGGGCTGGTCATCAGtgctttcctttcctcctggtctcatctctctctgcctgtcctcTGCAGAAGAACTGCAGGAGCTGCGGGAACGCTACCATTTCCTGAATGAGGAATACCGGGCCCTGCAGGAGAGCAACAGCAGCCTCACGGGGCAGCTTGCAGATCTGGAGAGTGAGAGGTACAGCTGTCTCTGGAGAGTGAGAGGTCATGGGGTTCCACAGGACTCTGCCTTACCTTGGGCTTTCCCTGAAGGCAGATGCCAGGGCAGTGAGCGTTCCTCTGCTCCTGGAGACCCAGTCCTTTCCGTGGTTTCCAAAGGATACAGATACCACCTACAAGCAGACATGGGGATCCGACCCAATTATCTCAAGACTAGAGGGAGTGAGTTCTGAAGTTTACTTCTGCTCTAGGCACTGGGTTCTGGTTTGCTCTGCCCTAAAGTGGATCAGAAGAGATTATTTTACTGTCCGCATAGACTCGTTTCAGTCTAATGGCAGGCACAATGCTTCCAGATTGGAGTGGGCTTGACTAGGCCTAGCCTCAAAACTAACTGGACTGGCACTCTAAGGGTCTCCCAGAGCCAAACACACCTTTGCAGATTGAGGGGCTGGAGACTTTCTGTAGTCTTCTAAGCATGTTTATCTGAGCGGTGAGTCACAATAGAAGACCCCCTACTATCTTTGGCCTAAAATGAAGGTATCGGGACCAAGCATGCATGGCTGGTGATGCCAGGCAGAACTCCCTTCAAGCATAGCTCTGCGGTTCTGGATTGCAGGACACAGAGAGCAACAGAGAGATGGCTGCAGTCCCAAACACTGAGTATGACGTCAGCAGAGTCTCAGACTTCAGAAATGGATTTCTTAGAGCCTGATCCTGAAATGCAGTTGTTACGGCAGCAGCTACGGGATGCTGAAGAGCAGATGCATGGCATGAAGAACAAGGTAGGGCACAGAGGGTGGGGAAGGCAGGCacatttcttgtctttctttcacCTTCTCCCAGCCTGTGGTAGAAACATCTCCATAGGCATGCACTGTGGAGGGAGGTAGTACTCTGGGGTCTTACTTGCCTGATGTAAATCTTCCAGTCAGAGCACCATGCTTTCCCCAAGCTTGTTCTTGGAGCACATGTGGTATCTGTAGTAAACAAGCCTCCCTGTTCCATTTCCCACATAGTGTCAGGAATTGTGTTGTGAGTTGGAAGAGCTACAGCATCATCGCCAGGTCAGTGAGGAGGAGCAGAGGCGGCTGCAGAGGGAACTCAAGTGTGCTCAGAATGAGGTGCTTCGGTTTCAGACCTCCCACAGTGTCACCCAGGTAAACACTGCCCGGGGAGGCATCTGGGATGGGGGCAGAAGGGCTTCATGGAGGGGCTGCTTCAACCGGGGTGGGCACAGTGAGTATGGCTGTGCTCTGCCGACTCTTGCCCTGCAACTGGGCACAGTCTGCTGGAAACCAACTGTAGAAGTCATATAGCACTGCATTCTAGAAATGGTGGTCATTACTGAGTGTCCGTCtcacagaagaaaccaaaccctAGACCTGTGGGAGCTCCTCAAGATGTCTGCATCTGCAAAGGAACCCAACTGATCCGTAGAAAGATCTGCTGTTTCTTGAGAGTAACTGTTCTACTCACATCCTCCCTACCACAGAACGAGGAGCTGAAATCCAGACTCTGTACCCTGCAGAAAAAATATGATACTAGCCAGGATGAGCAGAACGAGCTCTTGAAGATGCAGCTGCAACTTCAGACTGAGCTCCGGCAGCTCAAAGTCATGAAATCTACACTTGTAGAAAACCAGAGTGAGAAGGTAACAGCAACCAGAGGTGAGGGGACAACTTAGGTGCTAAGGGCATCCTTCTGAGGTTTTGGGGAAGGTGGATAAGAGTAGTGAGTTAAAAATAATTCCAGCAACCACATAGGCAGCACCACAGGTAAAGAACTCCAGCCCTGCTCGAGTACTACATTAGATATGAGGACATTAGGAAGTGAAGGGCAGGAAGAAGCAAATCTTAGACTGTTGGTGTCAAGTGACTCACACAGAAGAGTGAGTGGGTTAAGGAGCCCAAAGGCACTGCCCAAAGCCCCCTCTACCATAGGAGTTACTGTGCCGGCTGCAGAAGCTGCAGCTCCAGCACCAGAACGTCACATGTGAGAAGGAAAAGCTGCTGGAAcggcagcagcagctgcaggaggAGCTGCAGTGCCATGAGGCAGAGCTGCAGCACCTCAGGGATACGGTGGCCTCCTTCAAAGAGAGCAGTGAGAAGGTAAAAGAAGCTCCTGGTGAGGGAGGATGTAGCCAGGCATCATCTTGTGTGAGGGTGAGAGcgcagaggaggagagggaatggTAGGAGTGTGGAGGAGCTGGCAGTGAGGGGGCCAAAGAGGTGCTTAGGAGAAAGGTGACCTCGGGGAGTCACAAGGCTCTCAGCTTCCTTtgattttaaatcagaaaagcaGCATATAAAAAGGAAGTCCCTTtgcctccccacctcccaaaaAAGGAAGCCCCAGAggtctgtgtttttttaaaattatttttacatttatttatttatttaactggaAAGGCGACACTGGGAAGGTCTGTGTTTCAAGCCTGTCAGGGACGGGTCCATCTTGGGTATCTATCCCTGGCTGGGATGAAATTGGGGCTGAGAAGGACAAGGGAAGATGGGTTCCCTTCATCCCCACCTGGGAGGAGAGAGTCCAGCAGCAGGAGCGCCTGGGGTGATGGCCaggcctgcctccccttcccaggaCACAGAGACGCACACTCAGCTTCAGGAGATGAAGCACCTGTACCAGGCCAGCAAGGATGAGCTGGAGCGGCAGAAGCACATGTATGACCAGCTGGAGCAGGACCTCCTGCTCTGCCAGCTGGAGCTGAAAGAGCTCAAGGCCTCCCAGCCCATTCTGGAGGACAAAGGAAAGTGTGCTAATAAGGTAATTGTTCAGAGAGGTGACAGCTCCTGGGCACTTGCTCCAGAGAGAGGAGGTACAGAGGCAAAAAGTGAAGGCACCCAACCCAAGGGCTTGATGGGCTTCCTaggcaggaagcagaggcagggccACATGCTGCTAACTTCAAAACAGTTTGCCCTGACCATGACTTTGAGCCAGAGCCACAGCTTAGTAGGATCAATACCTTTGGATCCCAGTCTGAACCCCTGAAGGTTTTACACGATTCCATGTATGTGGATATTTATACAATGGTATTAGAACTGTAGTGATATCTAGTCGTTCTTGGAGAGGAACATATGCATGGGCCCATTACACAACTATTATTGTTGGAACTAGAGAAAGGGGCCAGTTTTCTGGATCAGATTGCAAATGCTCTCATAAAGGGGTACAGTCTTGTGCCCAGAGCGCTGATTGGGCAAGAGAAGGACCTAGGCTCTTCTCGGATTTATTCTGTGACTTTGAAGtagttaaattcttttttttttgagacggagtctcactctgtcgcccaggctggagtgcagtgacacgatctcagctcactgcagcctccacctcctgggttcaagtgattctcctgtcttagcctcccgagtagctgggactacaggcacatgccatcgtgcctggctaatttttgtatttttaattgagaccgggtttcgccgtgttggtcaggctggtctcgaactcctgacctcaggtgatccacctgcctcggcctcccaaggtgctgggattacaggcatgagctgccatgccctgCCAGTAATTAAATTGTTGAAGGTTGAATTGTGCCCTCTTTAAATGGAAGAGAATACTACTCTTAACTCACTTCCTTTTAGCAGTAAATCCTGGTAGTGATAAATAAggccttattcattttttttcttttccatcgtGTATAAAACGCAAGCTGTTATCATTTATCCTGTTGAGCACTTTCAGCTCCTGATTACTGATGGGAAATGGAAAGGTGTTGAAGCATGTTGGAGAAGAGGCCCAGGAGTCTCTAAAGATAGTGGAGCTGGTCACATTCTGCCAGAAAACTCAGTAGTTCCTGTCCCTGGGGAAAGGCCTTTAGGAGACAGAGGACTGGGAAGGTTATTTGGGCCGCCTCAGCAGTCTCTTTGCGTTTCTATATCCAGGCTCACGTTTCCTCCTTTTTCCACTTCTACTCAATTTAGGAGCCCAGGTGATCCGTGACTTGCTCGTCACCTCTTCCGCTAATGGGAAAAACGATGAGAAAGGAGAAGCATGCTGGCAGACAGCACCTGCTTTTTCTCTAGCCATAAAACAGCATTGAGATCTGTCTGATATTGGAAGATCTGGGTTTTTGGAAATGGGATGATTTAGTCTTCTCAACCCAAATTTAGCAATAGCGCATACTTTCTAAAGATTTAAAGAGAGAATTGGGAaagcaaaaatgggaaaaattaggGTGAAATTAAGTCCTTATTGGTAAGGAGTGTAATTGCATTCAAAAACAACTGGGGTTAATAAGAATAACAGGAGCTAAGAGTTCCCAACAGGGTAGGAATATGGTGTATAAAGGAAAGGGCCGGAGAAGAGGAAGGGGGAAGTGAGGAAGGGGCATCAATAGCATTCCCCATCAAACTGCCCCCAGAAAGGAATGGTGGAAGTTTAGAACAAGGCCAGCCACCAGTCCAGAGCAACCTGCTCTGAAGGAGCAGCCTGCAGGGGATCCCCAATCGGTATCTAAACAGCCAGGCTGCATTGTGGCTTGGGGTGACCAGTCCAAGGTGACTGCATAGGGAGAGAATCACAAGAGGCAGGAGAGCGCAGAAGTGCTCTGTTAGCCACCCAAGAAGCTTACCTTACAGAGTAACCACCCCCTCCACACCCGCCCCCGCCCACAGTGTGACACACTGCTGTCCAGACTGACAGAATTGCAGGAAAAGTACAAGGCCAGCCAGAAGGAGATGGGGCAGCTGCAGATGGAGCAGTGTGAGCTCCTGGAGGATCAGAGGAGGATGCAGGAGGAGCAGGGCCAGCTGCAGGAAGAGCTGCACAGGCTCACACTGCCACTGCCCAAGAGTGGCCTCTTACTCAAGGTAACTCTGCCAGAGGCAGCTGCTAACTGTGGGGAAGCTGCTCTGAGAAGCTTCCCTGTGTGActagggaaaaataaaagggTGGGGATTGAACTTTTTCTTCTTACCAACCACTCCTTACTTTCTCACCACTCTGCCCAAACCAAAAAGCTCCATAGAGCCAATTAGAGTTTTTCTTATGAGGGCTTTAAATCTTAAAATACCTTTTATACTCTGGAATCTGTGCAGCAgtttatatttagatatttagtCCATCTGGAGAAAATGCACCTGAAACCACTTTATAAACTACAAAATATATCCCAACGTAAGAGACGGTTGCTACTTTTAGCAGGTCTCCATAGAAAGACTCCCCCTGTCCCCAGATGGGCTCTGTGAAGTCAACCCTGAGATTCTTCAGGGAATTGTTCACAGTGGGGATGAGGCACCAAGGAGGCATCAGACTTTCTGTGTAAACACCACAATCCCTTGCCTCCTTCCTTCTACTCCACCTCAGAGTCAGGAGCTACTCACCAAATTAGAAGACCTGTGTGAGCTGCAGCTGCTCTACCAAGGCATGCAGGAGGAACAGAAGAAGCTGATACAGAACCAAGACTGTGTATTAAAAGAACAATTAGAGATCCACGAAGAGCTGCGACATTTCAAAGAGTCTCATTTCCAGGAAGTGTTGGAGAATCCTGATGATTCCAAattggctaagtcctcaaaatgTAATCGAAACAAGGTAACCATAGCAAGAGGTAGGGAGACAGTTCTCCTGAGCACAACAGCATGGCAGGGAGAGTGGGCACCGCCGAAGGGTCAGAGTTGGGAAGGCGTGTTTGGCCAGGGGTAAGGATAAGGCAAAAGCCCTGCCCTTCACCAGCTGTGACCACTCACAGGCTCCATTAAGAGGTGGCTTTTAGATACGGCCTGAGGACCTCACCTAGATGCCATTATCCTTTATCACACATATTCACAGTGCCCAGTTGAAGCACTATGAGCACTCAGGGCAGAGCTGAGATGACCGGAAGTCTGTCATCAGATCATTTGACTCATTCCCAGTAAGATGTGTAATATCAGTTTGGTGTTTGTTTGGATTCCTTTGGACTGACTCTAAATGTCATCTTTTTCTTGAGTGGAAAAGTACACTTCTCAGTTATCAAAATCTATCACCTTTGGTGTTCTCTGTGAGGCAAATTTGGGGCCTTTCATTTCCAAGAGAAGAATTCCTAGCATATGGGGTTCTTAGTACTGACCACACTATCTTCATTGGAACTTTGGTGGCAGTAACAGAGCAAGGTCACAGGGGTTAGACCAGAAAATCGATGCCTCTCAAGTACCAGCAAGGGGTCATGCAGATGAGGTGACACAGGTGGAGATCACCGTACAATTCTATTCAGGGTTGGGGGATAAAGTTGTTCTGACATCTCAGCGTGGGCAAGGAGGGGCAGGTAGACAGTTTCAGTTTAGGCCAAATCTATTCATTCCAATCTTACTCTGAACAAGGAGAACCAGGAAGTAGCAGAAGTCAACACTGTGAGGCTGGATCATATTCCAGGGGCATCAGATGTCCAGGCTGGAGGCCTGGGTAACACAGCTGGGAACCAGGTATAAAATATTTCCTTAACTGATCAGATCTCATCCTGGACATCAGCAGCCAAGAAGCCAGGCCCAGAGAGCCTGGGAAACATGCCCAGAGGCCAGATTCAGAATAGGGGCAGGAGATACAGGAACTAATAGTGAGACTTTGATTCCAATTCTTCATATTGCCACATTCAAGGCCGGGGCTGATTTTAGAACTAGGGGTGGGCGAGGGGACTGAGCCTGAAGGTCAGGATAACAGATATACCTGACTGAGAAGAGGGTGTGGTAGGGAGTCAGGGTGTTCTGGAAACCCACTCGGCACTGCTTCAAGGAGACAGGGATGTATCAAAGTGCAGAAACCAGCCAAAATGGGAGCCTGGAAATCATGGAGTATCTGCCCTGGGGAGATTTTCCCAAATGAGCAAGAAACTGATACATGCCAGTTACCTGTAGGCTAAGTCAGAGACATAGGCCGGGGTGAGGTGGAAATGTAGGCGTGCCATTCTCTAAGGTGTGCTCTCAGACGTCTGTACCAGGAGAGGTGCAGCTGGAAGGACTGAAGTGTCAGAGTAATGATACtgtctccccacccctgcccccagcaaTCCAAGCTGCTCATGGAGCAGATGCAGGCCCTGCAGGTGCTGTATGAAGCCGGTCAGGCGGAGCAGGAGCTCTTGCAGCAAGAGCAAGGGAGGCTCCTAGAGGAGCGGAAGAGGCTGCAGGCAGACTTGCAGCTCTGCCTGGAAGAAATGCAGCTGCTTCAAATCCAGTCCCCTTCTATAAAAATGAGCCTTGAGTCCTACGGGAAGAGCTATGGTAGCATGGTCCCCAGCAATGAGAACTGTCGCAAGACTTATGATACCACTGTGGATGACAATGAGAGCTATTA
This DNA window, taken from Pongo pygmaeus isolate AG05252 chromosome 6, NHGRI_mPonPyg2-v2.0_pri, whole genome shotgun sequence, encodes the following:
- the CCDC136 gene encoding coiled-coil domain-containing protein 136 isoform X3 — its product is MEAGAGAGAGAAGWSCPGPGPTVTTLGSYEASEGCERKKGQRWGSLERRGMQAMEGEVLLPALYEEEEEEEEEEEEVEEEEEQVQKGGSVGSLSVNKHRGLSLTETELEELRAQVLQLVAELEETRELAGQHEDDSLELQGLLEDERLASAQQAEVFTKQIQQLQGELRSLREEISLLEHEKESELKEIERELHLAQAEIQSLRQAAEDSATEHESDIASLQEDLCRMQNELEDMERIRGDYEMEIASLRAEMEMKSSEPSSSLGLSDYSGLQEELQELRERYHFLNEEYRALQESNSSLTGQLADLESERTQRATERWLQSQTLSMTSAESQTSEMDFLEPDPEMQLLRQQLRDAEEQMHGMKNKCQELCCELEELQHHRQVSEEEQRRLQRELKCAQNEVLRFQTSHSVTQNEELKSRLCTLQKKYDTSQDEQNELLKMQLQLQTELRQLKVMKSTLVENQSEKDTETHTQLQEMKHLYQASKDELERQKHMYDQLEQDLLLCQLELKELKASQPILEDKGKCANKCDTLLSRLTELQEKYKASQKEMGQLQMEQCELLEDQRRMQEEQGQLQEELHRLTLPLPKSGLLLKSQELLTKLEDLCELQLLYQGMQEEQKKLIQNQDCVLKEQLEIHEELRHFKESHFQEVLENPDDSKLAKSSKCNRNKQSKLLMEQMQALQVLYEAGQAEQELLQQEQGRLLEERKRLQADLQLCLEEMQLLQIQSPSIKMSLESYGKSYGSMVPSNENCRKTYDTTVDDNESYYKSYTSTQTSSESFLKSYDSSTSASEAYGKSYCTTSNSSITYKKSYGSTSSSDTCQKSFVSSCTDEEPAEPEDMEHFEEMVAKVLIKLQAVQAMYQISQEEHSQLQEQMEKLLAKQKDLKEELDACEREFKECMECLEKPLAPQSDKNEIKELQTKLRELQLQYQASMDEQGRLLVVQEQLEGQLQCCQEELRQLREKRPSVVKEARGKNANKNVNKNANGVKMKKVTKPRSDTSESDLETGKSLEVVLYYKASQRKLDGLAKEEEKKEEMEEEKKEEVKEEAKEQCGDELVAEPADPGEAKSTEDQEENEEDKEEEEKEEDSEEEEDDVDPSLESAEENNPLRLSESKKNMFGLWKPMVFLAIAAVALYVLPNMRQQESEFCLME
- the CCDC136 gene encoding coiled-coil domain-containing protein 136 isoform X15; protein product: MEAITSELRSLREEISLLEHEKESELKEIERELHLAQAEIQSLRQAAEDSATEHESDIASLQEDLCRMQNELEDMERIRGDYEMEIASLRAEMEMKSSEPSSSLGLSDYSGLQEELQELRERYHFLNEEYRALQESNSSLTGQLADLESERTQRATERWLQSQTLSMTSAESQTSEMDFLEPDPEMQLLRQQLRDAEEQMHGMKNKCQELCCELEELQHHRQVSEEEQRRLQRELKCAQNEVLRFQTSHSVTQNEELKSRLCTLQKKYDTSQDEQNELLKMQLQLQTELRQLKVMKSTLVENQSEKDTETHTQLQEMKHLYQASKDELERQKHMYDQLEQDLLLCQLELKELKASQPILEDKGKCANKCDTLLSRLTELQEKYKASQKEMGQLQMEQCELLEDQRRMQEEQGQLQEELHRLTLPLPKSGLLLKSQELLTKLEDLCELQLLYQGMQEEQKKLIQNQDCVLKEQLEIHEELRHFKESHFQEVLENPDDSKLAKSSKCNRNKQSKLLMEQMQALQVLYEAGQAEQELLQQEQGRLLEERKRLQADLQLCLEEMQLLQIQSPSIKMSLESYGKSYGSMVPSNENCRKTYDTTVDDNESYYKSYTSTQTSSESFLKSYDSSTSASEAYGKSYCTTSNSSITYKKSYGSTSSSDTCQKSFVSSCTDEEPAEPEDMEHFEEMVAKVLIKLQAVQAMYQISQEEHSQLQEQMEKLLAKQKDLKEELDACEREFKECMECLEKPLAPQSDKNEIKELQTKLRELQLQYQASMDEQGRLLVVQEQLEGQLQCCQEELRQLREKRPSVVKEARGKNANKNVNKNANGVKMKKVTKPRSDTSESDLETGKSLEVVLYYKASQRKLDGLAKEEEKKEEMEEEKKEEVKEEAKEQCGDELVAEPADPGEAKSTEDQEENEEDKEEEEKEEDSEEEEDDVDPSLESAEENNPLRLSESKKNMFGLWKPMVFLAIAAVALYVLPNMRQQESEFCLME